The Brachyspira hyodysenteriae ATCC 27164 genome includes a window with the following:
- the atpH gene encoding ATP synthase F1 subunit delta, with protein MKESDKLQILKPTASAIFDIARELGMIKEIYNELSECSKLFQDIDIKKYFFDKSISKKDKKELIDKRLKPILSKETYAFVSILTEHDSIDVLPDIVALYKEIADDYSNIVRVRIITASTIDDKTVEDIIQTVKCFSSNEISYETIVDENIIGGIIVYIGSVVYDYSIKKQIDLLQSKFTYGN; from the coding sequence ATGAAAGAAAGTGATAAGCTGCAAATATTAAAACCTACAGCTAGTGCTATATTTGATATAGCTAGAGAGCTTGGAATGATAAAAGAAATATATAATGAACTTTCAGAATGTTCAAAATTATTTCAGGATATTGATATAAAAAAATATTTTTTTGATAAATCAATTTCTAAAAAAGATAAAAAAGAATTAATAGATAAAAGATTAAAACCAATACTTTCTAAAGAAACTTATGCTTTTGTATCTATATTAACAGAACATGATAGTATAGATGTTCTGCCGGATATTGTTGCTTTGTATAAAGAGATAGCTGATGATTATAGTAATATAGTCAGAGTTCGTATTATTACAGCAAGTACTATTGATGATAAAACAGTAGAAGATATTATTCAAACAGTTAAATGTTTTTCCAGCAATGAAATATCCTATGAAACTATAGTTGATGAAAATATTATAGGCGGAATAATAGTATATATTGGCTCTGTAGTTTATGATTATAGTATAAAAAAACAAATAGATTTATTGCAAAGTAAATTTACCTATGGTAATTAA
- a CDS encoding ankyrin repeat domain-containing protein, with translation MKKLLLISFVLMFTLLISCGKKEEDIISNANNLDNKIDTNVVKVKGKYVNMNSDFSYGNREEGEYSKDYDIFEAIENHSLKRVIELIEEGEDINQTYSGGKKYSELLNNDYYLDGATPLMFAVFYRDLGIMKYLLDKGADPNIIQDEYGRNVFLLACGFGNVDVIKMIVDFDSDLVDSVSSRDENGLDMSYLYGNIEVFEYLVNTLGLTTDILDNVDEEDPYENTEDIKKLRELLN, from the coding sequence ATGAAAAAATTGTTATTAATTTCTTTTGTTTTAATGTTTACTTTACTAATTTCTTGCGGTAAAAAAGAAGAAGATATTATAAGTAATGCTAATAATTTAGATAATAAGATTGATACTAATGTTGTAAAGGTTAAGGGTAAATATGTTAATATGAACTCTGATTTTTCTTACGGCAACAGAGAAGAAGGAGAATACAGCAAAGATTATGATATATTTGAAGCTATAGAAAATCATAGTTTAAAAAGAGTGATTGAATTAATAGAAGAAGGTGAAGATATTAATCAAACTTATAGCGGCGGAAAAAAATATAGTGAGCTTCTTAATAATGATTATTATCTTGATGGAGCTACACCTTTAATGTTTGCTGTGTTTTATAGAGATTTAGGTATAATGAAATATTTGCTTGATAAAGGTGCCGATCCTAATATTATTCAAGATGAATATGGACGAAATGTATTTTTACTTGCTTGCGGTTTTGGAAATGTTGATGTAATAAAAATGATTGTAGATTTTGACTCTGATTTAGTTGATTCTGTATCTAGCCGTGATGAGAATGGACTTGATATGTCTTATTTGTATGGAAATATAGAAGTATTTGAATATTTAGTTAATACATTAGGTTTAACTACTGATATTTTGGATAATGTTGATGAAGAAGATCCATACGAAAATACTGAGGATATAAAAAAATTAAGAGAACTTCTGAATTAG
- the atpG gene encoding ATP synthase F1 subunit gamma — translation MAEKLNVLKARIKAVSSTHKITKTMDMIARSRTAKILTVEQGMRPFTQKLNRIVEDLSHSDMDHVHPLLAPKKKIKNIILFVVTSSRGLCGSYNTKIFDEAMERIRHHHRHGREVQLHVLGKKGEVYFEKQGIPIARKYPRIDEESTFDDCATVVQRFMHEYAVDNASRVEVIYTRYYTRVVHIPKIKSLIPMIPDEEDIEGHKIKKKLDYVIEPNVDDVLKEVVPMAIKTYFYFMLTSSFLSENAERAIAMRNATDNAERLLTDLKNKANRARQEHITNELLDIIGGSEAI, via the coding sequence ATGGCAGAGAAACTTAATGTATTAAAAGCGAGAATTAAAGCTGTATCAAGTACGCATAAAATAACCAAAACTATGGATATGATAGCAAGATCTAGAACAGCTAAAATTCTAACAGTAGAACAAGGTATGCGTCCTTTCACTCAAAAGTTAAACAGGATAGTTGAAGATCTTTCGCATTCTGATATGGATCATGTGCATCCTTTGCTTGCTCCAAAAAAGAAAATAAAAAACATAATACTTTTTGTTGTAACTTCTTCAAGAGGATTATGCGGTTCTTATAATACAAAGATTTTTGATGAGGCTATGGAGAGAATCAGACACCATCATAGACATGGAAGAGAGGTTCAGCTTCATGTACTCGGAAAGAAAGGTGAAGTTTATTTTGAGAAGCAGGGCATACCTATAGCACGTAAATATCCTCGTATAGATGAAGAATCTACTTTTGATGATTGTGCTACTGTAGTTCAGCGTTTCATGCATGAATATGCAGTTGATAATGCTTCTAGGGTAGAGGTTATATATACAAGATATTATACAAGGGTGGTACATATACCTAAAATTAAAAGTTTGATCCCTATGATTCCTGATGAAGAGGATATCGAGGGACATAAAATAAAGAAAAAATTAGATTATGTTATTGAGCCTAATGTAGATGATGTATTAAAAGAGGTTGTACCTATGGCTATTAAAACATATTTCTATTTTATGCTTACAAGTTCTTTTTTGTCTGAGAATGCTGAAAGAGCTATTGCTATGAGAAATGCTACTGACAATGCTGAAAGATTATTAACTGATCTTAAAAATAAAGCTAACAGAGCAAGACAAGAACATATTACTAATGAGCTTCTTGATATTATAGGCGGTTCTGAGGCTATATAA
- a CDS encoding SPL family radical SAM protein, translating to MLKYREINCKSALNKIDNEYGFCYDLNIYRGCLHKCYYCFAVYSHKYINSKDFFGEIFVKKNIAEVLEKELSSRNWNRDIINLGSVTDNYQEAEKDYKLMRDVLKLLIRYKTPMCISTKSNLILRDFDLIDELSSIVPVRIASTITTLDEKLSSLIEPNVISPEKRFNMLREFKKTKAIVAVHAMPIMPFITEDSIEDIFKKVKEYEIDYCAADALKLRGECRKIYLNFVRQVFPEHYKKYLYIYDSDGILKDEYREKLYKKIKSLEEKYNITYKTKEELNTEDSVYNRYNNKVVEEAPTLF from the coding sequence ATGCTTAAATATAGAGAAATTAACTGCAAATCGGCTTTAAATAAAATAGATAATGAATACGGATTCTGTTATGATTTAAATATTTACAGAGGATGTTTGCATAAATGTTATTACTGTTTTGCTGTTTATTCTCATAAATATATTAACTCAAAAGATTTTTTCGGAGAGATATTCGTAAAGAAAAATATTGCCGAAGTATTAGAAAAAGAACTTTCTTCAAGGAATTGGAATAGAGATATTATTAATCTTGGAAGCGTTACTGATAATTATCAGGAGGCTGAAAAAGATTATAAACTTATGAGAGATGTTTTAAAACTTCTTATAAGATATAAAACTCCTATGTGCATATCCACAAAAAGCAATTTAATATTAAGAGATTTTGATTTGATAGATGAGCTTTCAAGTATAGTGCCTGTAAGAATAGCTTCAACTATAACAACATTAGATGAAAAGTTATCTTCTTTAATAGAACCTAATGTAATAAGCCCAGAGAAAAGATTTAATATGCTTAGAGAGTTTAAAAAGACAAAAGCAATAGTTGCCGTTCATGCTATGCCTATAATGCCTTTTATAACAGAAGACAGTATAGAAGATATTTTTAAAAAAGTAAAAGAGTACGAAATAGATTACTGTGCTGCTGATGCATTAAAACTAAGAGGCGAATGCAGAAAAATATATCTCAACTTCGTAAGGCAAGTATTTCCTGAACATTATAAAAAGTATCTATATATTTATGATTCTGACGGCATTCTTAAAGATGAGTACAGAGAAAAGCTATATAAAAAAATAAAATCATTAGAAGAAAAATATAATATCACATACAAAACAAAAGAAGAACTCAATACTGAAGACAGCGTTTACAACAGATATAATAACAAAGTAGTAGAAGAAGCTCCTACTCTATTTTAG
- a CDS encoding glycosyltransferase, with product MNKIMNICLISDDKFVTYIATLIVSILKNSSENDKFYFHIIEDNIREENKNKLLMLKEIKDFEIKFYKPNYDNIEKYKKWQEIFKKNGHPLWHYSVFIKLDIPFILKDLDYVLFIDADSIVLDNINYIYDIDISNYSLICQQLYYKNLKKIFPNLYKYISDIGYKDPEYSYIAAAVLVFNIKK from the coding sequence ATGAATAAAATAATGAATATATGCTTAATTTCAGATGATAAATTCGTAACATATATTGCTACATTAATAGTATCAATATTAAAAAATTCATCTGAAAATGATAAATTTTATTTTCATATTATTGAAGATAATATAAGAGAAGAAAACAAAAATAAATTATTAATGCTTAAGGAAATTAAAGATTTTGAAATAAAATTTTATAAGCCAAATTATGATAATATAGAAAAATATAAAAAATGGCAGGAAATATTCAAAAAAAACGGACATCCTTTATGGCATTATAGTGTTTTTATTAAATTAGATATTCCATTTATATTAAAAGATTTAGATTATGTATTATTTATAGATGCTGACTCAATAGTTTTGGATAATATTAATTATATATATGATATAGATATATCTAATTATTCCTTAATTTGCCAACAATTATATTACAAAAATCTAAAAAAAATATTTCCTAATTTATATAAATACATATCAGACATAGGTTATAAAGATCCTGAATATAGTTATATAGCGGCTGCTGTATTAGTATTTAATATAAAAAAATAA
- the atpA gene encoding F0F1 ATP synthase subunit alpha — MNIKASEIAAVLKEEIKNYKADFTPNEVGVVVEVGDGIARIIGLPHVMANEMILFESGAVGLAFNLEEETIGAIVLGDYYGIKEGSKVSRLKRILEVPVGDALLGRVVNPLGVPIDGHGEITTDKRRVIEFPAPGIADRQAVKQPLQTGIKAIDSMTPIGRGQRQLIIGDRGTGKTSIALDAIINQKGTGVICIYVAIGQKASTVAGVVDTLRQHGALEYTIVVAATAADSAPLQYIAPYAGCAMAEYFMYEQKKDTLIIYDDLTKQANAYRQISLLLRRPPGREAFPGDVFYLHSRLLERAAKLSDELGGGSLTALPIIETQDNEVSAYIPTNVISITDGQIYLLTSLFMSGVRPAIDVGISVSRVGGNAQTKAMKKVAGTLRLDLASYRSLEAFSQLGIGLDKATLAQLDRGAKMVELLKQKQYSPIPFEEQVVVIFAATKGFLDNIEVDRVHEFEWRLLQYMRADKQNILDDIREKKDIEDMDGLYKIIEEFKSKF, encoded by the coding sequence ATGAATATAAAAGCTAGTGAAATTGCAGCGGTTCTTAAAGAGGAGATTAAGAATTATAAAGCTGATTTTACTCCTAATGAAGTTGGAGTGGTTGTAGAGGTTGGAGATGGTATAGCTAGAATCATTGGGCTTCCACATGTTATGGCTAATGAAATGATACTTTTTGAAAGCGGTGCTGTTGGTCTTGCTTTTAACTTGGAAGAAGAAACTATTGGTGCTATAGTTCTAGGTGATTATTACGGAATTAAAGAAGGAAGTAAAGTAAGCAGGCTTAAAAGAATATTAGAAGTACCTGTAGGAGATGCATTACTTGGAAGAGTTGTTAATCCTTTGGGTGTACCTATAGACGGACATGGTGAGATAACTACTGATAAAAGGAGAGTAATAGAATTTCCTGCACCAGGTATTGCTGACAGACAAGCAGTAAAACAGCCTCTTCAAACAGGTATTAAAGCTATTGACTCTATGACTCCTATAGGAAGAGGTCAAAGACAGCTTATCATCGGCGACAGAGGTACAGGTAAAACTTCCATTGCTCTTGATGCTATAATTAATCAAAAAGGTACAGGTGTTATATGTATTTATGTAGCAATAGGACAGAAGGCTTCTACTGTTGCTGGTGTTGTTGATACATTAAGACAGCATGGAGCATTAGAATACACTATAGTAGTTGCGGCAACTGCAGCTGATTCTGCTCCGCTTCAATACATAGCTCCTTATGCCGGATGTGCTATGGCAGAATATTTTATGTATGAACAGAAAAAAGATACATTGATTATATATGATGACTTAACTAAGCAGGCTAATGCTTACAGACAGATATCATTACTTTTAAGAAGACCTCCTGGAAGGGAAGCTTTTCCTGGTGATGTATTCTACTTGCATTCAAGACTTCTTGAAAGAGCTGCAAAACTTAGTGATGAATTGGGAGGCGGTTCTTTAACAGCTCTTCCTATAATAGAAACTCAGGATAATGAGGTATCTGCTTATATTCCTACTAACGTTATTTCTATTACTGACGGACAGATATATTTGCTTACTAGTTTATTTATGAGCGGTGTTCGTCCGGCAATTGATGTAGGTATATCAGTTTCCCGTGTAGGCGGTAATGCTCAGACTAAAGCTATGAAAAAGGTTGCTGGTACTTTAAGACTTGACCTTGCTTCTTACAGATCTTTAGAGGCATTCTCTCAGCTTGGTATTGGACTTGATAAAGCTACTTTGGCACAATTAGACAGAGGTGCTAAAATGGTTGAATTGTTAAAACAAAAACAATACAGTCCTATACCTTTTGAAGAACAGGTAGTTGTTATATTTGCTGCTACTAAAGGTTTCTTGGATAATATTGAAGTTGATAGAGTTCATGAATTTGAGTGGAGACTTCTTCAATATATGAGAGCTGATAAGCAGAATATACTTGATGATATTAGAGAGAAAAAAGATATAGAAGATATGGACGGACTTTATAAAATCATAGAAGAGTTCAAATCTAAGTTCTAA
- a CDS encoding ankyrin repeat domain-containing protein, which produces MKKFLFISFVLMITFIISCGKKEEASVSISNNSVYVSDPNNIYHKTYTNVVKVQGKYVSMNSAFSYGNRKEGEYSEDYDIFEAIQNHSLKRVQELVEEEGEDIDQTYLGDSLYSEFMDDSYAINGATPLIFAIFYRDLGIMKYLLDKGADPYIKDDDGWNSFLWACGTGNVNVIKMLVEFDSDLVDSKNIYQGNGLHVAAMYDNVEVFEYLVNDLGIDINSTDEDGDGVLYYAEKDEAIEKLRELGAEE; this is translated from the coding sequence ATGAAAAAATTCTTATTTATTTCTTTTGTTTTAATGATTACTTTTATTATTTCTTGCGGTAAAAAAGAAGAGGCTAGTGTAAGTATAAGTAATAATTCTGTGTATGTAAGTGATCCTAATAATATATATCATAAAACCTATACTAATGTTGTAAAGGTTCAGGGTAAATATGTTAGTATGAACTCTGCTTTTTCTTACGGCAATAGAAAAGAAGGAGAATACAGCGAGGATTATGATATATTTGAGGCTATACAAAATCATAGTTTAAAAAGGGTACAGGAATTAGTAGAAGAAGAAGGCGAAGATATAGATCAAACTTATTTGGGAGATAGTTTATATAGTGAATTTATGGATGATAGTTATGCAATAAATGGAGCTACTCCTTTAATATTTGCTATATTTTATAGAGATTTGGGTATAATGAAATATTTGCTTGATAAAGGTGCTGATCCTTATATTAAAGATGATGATGGATGGAATTCTTTTTTATGGGCTTGTGGAACTGGAAATGTTAATGTAATAAAAATGCTTGTAGAGTTTGATTCTGATTTAGTTGATTCTAAAAATATATATCAGGGAAATGGGCTCCATGTAGCTGCTATGTATGATAATGTAGAAGTATTTGAATATTTAGTAAATGATTTAGGTATAGATATAAATAGTACAGATGAGGACGGTGATGGAGTTTTGTATTATGCTGAAAAAGATGAGGCAATAGAAAAGTTAAGAGAGCTAGGAGCTGAAGAATAA
- a CDS encoding ankyrin repeat domain-containing protein: protein MKSIKISKSVLLVSLLSIILIVSCGKKEEPSVSISNNSVYVSDPNNIYHKTYTNVVKVQGKYVSMNAAFSYGNRKEGEYSEDYDIFEAIQNHSLKRVQELIEEEGEDIDQTYFGDSLYSEFMDDSYAIDGGTPLIFAVFYRDLGIMKYLLDKGADPYIKDDDSWNAFLWACGTGNVDVIKMLVQSDSYLVNSKNMYDANGLHMAALNDNVEVFEYLVNDLGIDINSTDEDGDGVLYYANEDAALEKLRELGAEE, encoded by the coding sequence ATGAAAAGTATAAAAATCTCAAAAAGTGTATTATTGGTTTCTTTATTATCAATTATTTTAATTGTGTCATGCGGTAAAAAAGAAGAGCCTAGTGTAAGTATAAGTAATAATTCTGTGTATGTAAGTGATCCAAATAATATATATCATAAAACTTATACTAATGTTGTAAAGGTTCAGGGTAAATATGTTAGTATGAACGCTGCTTTTTCTTACGGCAATAGAAAAGAAGGAGAATACAGCGAAGATTATGATATATTTGAGGCTATACAAAATCATAGCTTAAAGAGAGTACAGGAATTAATAGAAGAAGAAGGCGAAGATATAGATCAAACTTATTTTGGAGATAGTTTATATAGTGAATTTATGGATGATAGTTATGCAATAGACGGGGGCACTCCTTTAATATTTGCTGTATTTTATAGAGATTTGGGTATAATGAAATATTTGCTTGATAAAGGTGCTGATCCTTATATTAAAGATGATGATAGTTGGAATGCATTTTTATGGGCTTGCGGCACAGGCAATGTTGATGTAATAAAAATGCTTGTACAGTCAGATTCTTATTTAGTTAATTCTAAAAATATGTATGATGCAAACGGACTTCATATGGCGGCTTTGAATGATAATGTAGAGGTGTTTGAGTATTTAGTTAATGATTTGGGTATTGATATAAACAGTACAGATGAGGACGGAGACGGAGTTTTATATTATGCCAATGAAGATGCAGCATTAGAAAAGTTAAGAGAGCTAGGGGCTGAAGAGTAA
- a CDS encoding RtcB family protein, with amino-acid sequence MIELKGKYNKDCKIFTDNIDEESYSVLYKILNEKASEDVRIRIMPDTHLGKGIVVGFTMPLTDRVNPFHIGVDIGCGMLTSKLSDEIKDIPLEKIDKTIKQNIPMGQSTHKKSFNTLFNFKELNELIRNFILNYNKKFNTKFEVFEIDNEYIEKLCQRVEIDLEKFHNSIGTLGGGNHFIEIGKSSNNDYYITIHSGSRNFGNQVCRYHAKIAKNSEDCYLHDKEMFDYLIDMVIAQYYAKINRDTILKIIKDLLNIEIENSFSSVHNFIDFEDFIIRKGAIRSYENEKMIIPFNMRDGILICEGKSNEDWNCSAPHGAGRVLSRAQAKNQLNMSEFIDSMKGIYSSSICKNTLDESPMAYKNPNEIEKLIEPTVNIIDKIKPVLNIKSTSK; translated from the coding sequence ATGATAGAGCTTAAAGGAAAATACAATAAAGACTGCAAAATTTTTACTGATAATATTGATGAAGAATCTTATTCTGTATTGTATAAAATATTAAATGAAAAAGCCAGTGAAGATGTAAGGATAAGAATAATGCCAGATACCCATTTGGGCAAAGGAATAGTTGTTGGTTTTACAATGCCATTAACTGACAGAGTAAATCCTTTTCATATAGGTGTTGATATAGGCTGCGGAATGCTCACTTCAAAATTAAGCGATGAAATAAAAGATATACCATTAGAAAAGATTGATAAAACTATAAAACAAAATATTCCAATGGGACAAAGCACTCATAAAAAAAGTTTTAATACACTTTTTAATTTTAAAGAACTTAATGAATTAATAAGAAATTTTATACTTAATTATAATAAAAAATTTAATACCAAATTCGAAGTTTTTGAAATAGATAATGAGTATATAGAAAAATTATGTCAAAGAGTAGAAATAGATTTAGAAAAATTCCATAACTCTATAGGAACACTCGGCGGAGGAAATCATTTTATAGAAATAGGCAAATCATCAAACAACGATTATTATATAACCATACATTCAGGTTCTAGAAATTTCGGTAATCAGGTTTGCAGATATCATGCCAAAATAGCTAAAAATAGTGAAGACTGTTATTTGCATGATAAAGAAATGTTTGATTATTTAATTGATATGGTAATAGCACAATACTATGCAAAAATAAACAGAGATACTATTTTAAAAATTATAAAAGATTTATTAAACATAGAAATAGAAAATTCTTTTTCATCTGTGCATAATTTTATTGATTTTGAAGATTTTATCATAAGAAAAGGTGCTATAAGAAGTTATGAAAATGAAAAAATGATAATACCTTTTAACATGCGTGATGGTATATTAATATGCGAAGGAAAAAGCAATGAAGATTGGAACTGTTCTGCACCTCATGGAGCTGGAAGGGTTTTATCAAGAGCACAGGCAAAAAATCAGCTGAATATGAGTGAATTTATAGATTCCATGAAAGGAATATATTCAAGCAGTATATGCAAAAATACTTTAGATGAATCTCCTATGGCTTATAAAAATCCTAATGAAATAGAAAAATTAATAGAACCCACAGTTAATATTATAGATAAAATAAAACCTGTTCTTAATATAAAGTCAACTTCAAAATAA
- a CDS encoding ankyrin repeat domain-containing protein: MKKMLLISFVLMITFIVSCGKKEEASISNNSVYVSNLNNIYHKTYTNVVKIQGKFVNINPAFYYGNRKEGEYSEEYDIFEAIKNHSLKRVMELIEDGEDINQNDRDFIIHSELMDANYFIEGSTPLIFAVFYRDLGVMKYLLDNGADPYIKDDSSKNSFLWACGVGNVDVIKMLVEFDSDLVDSQDRFGLNGLHMAAWNDNVEVFEYLINDLGMDINSTDEHGNGVLYYATEYATLEKLRELGAEE, translated from the coding sequence ATGAAAAAAATGCTATTGATTTCTTTTGTTTTAATGATTACTTTTATTGTTTCCTGCGGTAAAAAAGAAGAGGCTAGTATAAGTAATAATTCTGTGTATGTAAGTAATTTAAATAATATATATCATAAAACCTACACTAATGTTGTAAAGATTCAAGGTAAATTTGTTAATATAAATCCTGCTTTTTATTACGGCAATAGAAAAGAAGGAGAATATAGCGAGGAGTATGATATATTTGAGGCTATAAAAAATCATAGTTTAAAGAGAGTAATGGAATTAATAGAAGATGGTGAAGATATTAATCAAAATGATAGAGACTTCATCATACATAGTGAGCTTATGGATGCTAATTACTTTATAGAAGGTAGTACTCCTTTAATATTTGCGGTATTTTATAGGGATTTGGGTGTAATGAAATATTTACTTGATAATGGTGCTGATCCTTATATTAAAGATGATAGCAGTAAGAATTCTTTTTTATGGGCTTGCGGTGTTGGAAATGTTGATGTAATAAAAATGCTTGTAGAGTTTGATTCTGATTTAGTTGATTCTCAAGATAGATTTGGTTTAAATGGACTTCATATGGCTGCTTGGAATGACAATGTAGAAGTATTTGAATATTTAATTAATGATTTGGGTATGGATATAAACAGCACTGATGAGCACGGAAACGGAGTTTTATATTATGCCACTGAATATGCAACATTAGAGAAGTTAAGAGAGCTAGGAGCTGAAGAGTAA
- the atpH gene encoding ATP synthase F1 subunit delta, producing the protein MDPIAENILSDLKKEVLREVTREKASRFSRIVKNESSAKNYAKAMFDIASDIGKIEVIKSDLNVVYSSLLVDNDIFNFFKSSFIDGHLRMRILKKIYADKILEETFNLIAILVERDMINILFAIIVEYENLCNEYYNIIVVKITTASNMTDTEDMNKLKDHITNMISDKDIHFTFNIDENIIGGVVIEVEDVVYDYSVRRLLTELKSSISENN; encoded by the coding sequence ATGGATCCTATTGCTGAAAACATTTTAAGTGATCTCAAGAAAGAAGTTCTTAGAGAGGTTACAAGAGAAAAGGCAAGTAGATTTAGCCGTATTGTAAAAAATGAATCTAGTGCCAAAAATTATGCAAAGGCTATGTTTGATATTGCTTCAGATATAGGTAAAATAGAGGTAATTAAAAGCGATTTGAATGTTGTTTATTCATCTTTGCTTGTTGATAATGATATATTTAATTTTTTTAAATCTAGTTTCATAGACGGACATTTAAGAATGCGTATATTAAAAAAAATATATGCAGATAAGATTTTAGAAGAAACATTTAATCTTATTGCTATCTTAGTAGAAAGAGATATGATTAATATTTTATTTGCAATAATAGTAGAGTATGAAAACTTATGCAATGAATATTATAATATAATTGTAGTGAAAATTACAACTGCATCAAATATGACAGATACAGAAGATATGAATAAACTTAAAGATCATATTACGAATATGATATCAGATAAAGACATACATTTTACATTTAATATAGATGAAAATATAATAGGCGGTGTGGTAATAGAGGTAGAAGATGTTGTATATGACTATAGTGTAAGAAGACTGCTTACCGAATTGAAATCTTCTATTTCTGAAAATAATTGA